TGATTGCCGGCCTCGGCTGGGGCAATGCCGCAGCGATCACCGCAATCGTCACGGCCGGCGCCACCGGTGCCGTTCTCGTTTCGCCCTATTTCTCGCTGCTGATCCTCGTCGTCACGCTGATCCCGGCCGGTTGGCTGAGCCATCTCGCCAATCTCGCCCGCCCGGCGTCCGAACTCGGCGGCCCGGACGAGGCGCTTGCCTGGTATCCGCTCTCCGATATCCTCAGCCATCTCGCCGGTCTGGTGACCGTCGGCATGATCATCGTCGGCGTGATCGTCGGCTATGGAGCCGATATCTCCGATCGCATGGTCGATATCGTCATTCAGGCGGTGAAGGCGCAGGACAGCGCCTACAACCCGGATGCGGCTGCCATCGCTCAGATCAAGTCGCTTTTCACCCTCGCCTTGCCGCTCGTCCAGGGCGCGATCTGGGTGCTGATGCTGTTTACCGCCTACTACCTTGCCACCCGCATCGTGCAGATGTCCGGCCGGTCGTTGCGCCCGCGCGAGGACATTCCTTCGACGCTGCGCATGCACCGCAACGCGATCTTCATTTTTCTCGGCGGCCTGGTCCTCACCTTCCTCGGCGGCGCACCCGCAACGATCGGCGCGCTGATCTGCGGAACCTTCGGCGCGGGCTTCCTGCTTGCCGGTTTCGCCTCCTTCCATTTCCGCACGCGCGGCAAGTCCTGGCGGCTTCCCGTGCTGTGGATCGCATACCTGTCGGTGCTCGTGTTCACGATCCCGGCATTCTTCTTCCTCCTGTCCGGCCTGATCGATACGCGACGCACCATCGCGGTCACGCCGGTTGGAAAAAACTGACCAACGAACTGGAACTCTGAAAGGAAACCAACATGGAAGTCATTCTTCTCGAACGTATCGCCAAGCTCGGCCAGATGGGCGAAACCGTAAAGGTTCGCGACGGCTTTGCCCGTAACTACCTCCTGCCGCTCGGCAAGGCGCTGCGCGCCAACGCTGCCAACAAGGCCCGTTTCGAAGCTGAGCGTTCGACGCTCGAAGCCCGCAACCTCGAGCGCAAGTCGGAAGCCCAGGCTGTTGCCGAGAAGCTCGACGGCAAGTCGTTCATCATCGTCCGCTCGGCTGGCGAAACCGGCCAGCTCTACGGTTCGGTTGCTGCCCGCGACATCATCGAAGTGCTCGCTGCCGAAGGCTTCAACGTCGGCCGCAACCAGGTCGACCTCAACCAGCCGATCAAGTCGATCGGCCTGCACAAGGTCACGCTGCACCTGCACTCGGAAGTCGAGATCTCGGTCGAAGTCAACGTTGCCCGTTCGGCCGAAGAAGCCGGTCGCCAGGCCAAGGGCGAAAGCCTGACCTCGGCCGACGCCATCTACGGCGTTGACGAAGACGCCCTGAAGCCGGAAGACTTCTTCAACCCGGAAGCCGAATTCGAAGGCGAAGAAGAATAAGCCTTAAAGGCCATTCGACATGCGAAAGCCCGGATCATCGATCCGGGCTTTTTTCTTGGCCGC
The nucleotide sequence above comes from Ensifer sp. PDNC004. Encoded proteins:
- a CDS encoding membrane protein — its product is MTNVNRTSLLTGVLAGFTAALLSMGANTQSSLAIVLYAASALPILIAGLGWGNAAAITAIVTAGATGAVLVSPYFSLLILVVTLIPAGWLSHLANLARPASELGGPDEALAWYPLSDILSHLAGLVTVGMIIVGVIVGYGADISDRMVDIVIQAVKAQDSAYNPDAAAIAQIKSLFTLALPLVQGAIWVLMLFTAYYLATRIVQMSGRSLRPREDIPSTLRMHRNAIFIFLGGLVLTFLGGAPATIGALICGTFGAGFLLAGFASFHFRTRGKSWRLPVLWIAYLSVLVFTIPAFFFLLSGLIDTRRTIAVTPVGKN
- the rplI gene encoding 50S ribosomal protein L9, with translation MEVILLERIAKLGQMGETVKVRDGFARNYLLPLGKALRANAANKARFEAERSTLEARNLERKSEAQAVAEKLDGKSFIIVRSAGETGQLYGSVAARDIIEVLAAEGFNVGRNQVDLNQPIKSIGLHKVTLHLHSEVEISVEVNVARSAEEAGRQAKGESLTSADAIYGVDEDALKPEDFFNPEAEFEGEEE